The window TTCCAGGCGCTGCCGTAACGCGGCGGCCTCCTGACGCTGGGCTTCGAGCGCGGCGATCTGGGCCGCGCGTTCCTCGGCAGCCACACGTTCACGCTCGGCCAGCTCGGCCTCGATACGGCCGCGTGCCTCCACCGCTGTCAGGCTGTCGCGCAGTTCGGCCCGCAGGGCGGCGAGGGCGGCTTCTTCTTCGGCCTGCATGCGGGTCACGGCGGCCGTTTCGGCGTCGTCGCTGGCCAGGCTGAGTTCGGTGACCACACCCTGCGGTTCTTCACCTTGGCCAAGCCAGACCACGGCTCCCACGGCCAGGCAGACGACCAACAGGGCCAGGGCAATCACGTACTCCGCAGACTGGCCAATGGCCTGGCGCAGCGTGCCCGCGCTTGCGGACGTTTGGGTTGGTTTAGACATCGGTGCTCCCCAGGGTGCGAGCCGCCACTAGGCGTATAGAAACTCGCGGATCTTGCTGAATAGGCTTCGGTTCTGGCGCTCGGGTGGGATGACGGCGAGTTCTTCGGTCATCTGCTGGGCGCGTTCTGGCTGGCGTTGCAGCGAATGGTGTCGGCGGTCGGCAAGATTGACCGCCCCACGCAGCACGCTGACATTGATCGGCTTTCGCAGCACGCGGTAAATCTGGCCGTAGTTGATCAGGTCGATAATGTGCTGTGCGTCGGGTTGGCCGGTCAGCACGATGTAGACCAGTTCCGGGCGCAGTTGGTGCAGGCCATTGACCAGGGTGGTGACGGGCTCACCGCCAATGCTGGACTCGGTGATGACGGTTCCGATGCGGTGCTGCTTGATCTGGTCCAGCGCCTCGTAGAACGAGCCGGCGACATGGACGGGCCGGTCGGCGCTCAGCACATGGCGTAGGGCTTCGCGTTCGGAGGCGTCTGCATCCAGCACCAGGACGCCGGTGCGTTCCTGTGGCTCGGCGGTGGCGGCGGCCGGAACGGTCTCCACGGCTGCATCGCCGGCCTGGGCGCTGGCGTCATTAGCCGCCTGGGCTCGCGTGGCCACCCGCACGGCCGCGGCGACGGTGTCGCGCAGTTCGTTCCGACGCCAGGGTTTGGAGACGAAGCGGAAAATCTCGCCATCATTGACCGAACCGATGATGGCCTCCAGGTCCGAGTAGCCGGTCAGCAGGATGCGGGTGGTGTCCGGCCGCAGTTCGGCCGCCGAACGCAGTACATCCACGCCGGTCATCTCCGGCATGCGTTGGTCGCTGATCAACACGTCGGCGGGCCAGTCGCGCAGGATGTCGAGTGCCTCGGCACCGGAATTCGCGGTGCGGACCTCGTAGTCGGTCCTGAAGATGGATTTCAGCGACACCAGAATCCGGGCCTCGTCGTCGACGAACAGCAGGCGGGGGCGGGCAGTGGCATCCATCGTCATGCTCCTGCCGGAACGGCCGCGCCCAGCGCGTCGTTGCCTGTGGTGTCGGCAACGGGTTCGATGGCGCTGGTGGGCGTGGTGTGTCGGACCGGAAGCAACAGGGTGAAACAGGTGCCCCGGCCGGGTGTGGAATCGACCTCGATGCTGCCGCCGTGATCCTCGATGATGCGGAACACGATAGACAGCCCAAGTCCGGTCCCTTCGCCCACCGCCTTGGTCGTGAAGAACGGCTCGAAAATATGCGCCTGAGTCTCGGCATCCATCCCGCAGCCACTATCCTGAATCTGGACCTGAACCTGTTCGCCGACATGGCGGGTGCGCAAGGTGATGAGCCCATGTCCATCAATGGCTTGCGCACCGTTGTTGATGAGATTGAGGAAGACCTGATTGAGCTGGGAAGGGGCGCAGTGAATGGCGGGAATCTCGCCCAGGTCGCGTTCCACCTCGACACGGCCCTTGAGCTGGTTCTGGCAAATCTTCAATGCGGTCTCCAGGCCCTCGTTGAGATCAAAGACCTCCGTGGCGGAGCGGTCCATGCGACTGAAGTTCTTGAGGCTTTTGACCAACTCGTCGATCTGGTTCATCCCGTGCATGGAGTCTTCGAGCAGGACATCGGCCTCCACCATGCGCTCCTGGGCGTCTTCGCTGAGTCCCCCGGCGGCTTCGACGATGACCAGTGATTCCTTCACCGTCTCAACATTGCTCAGGGCATAGCCCAGCGGGGTGTTGATCTCATGGGCCACGCCGGCAACCATCTGACCGAGTGAAGAGAGCTTTTCAGATTGGATCAGGTGGGCCTGCTGCATACGGAGCTCCTGCAGGGTCCGGTTCAGCTCGTCGGTGCGCTGTTCCACGAGTTGTTCCAGATTGGCATTGATGCCGTCGAGCTCGTTGAAGCTGCTACGCAGCCGTAGACCGATGAGTGTGAACACCAGCAGCAGCGCGCTGGCAAAGGCGGCCAGGGCGAGGGTGTAGTGCTCGATTCGCGCATCCTGCCGGGCCACCGCTTCGCGCACCTGCGCGGTGAGCAGTCCGAGTTGCTCGGCGGTGGCGAGATCGCCCAGCGCATCGGCCTGGGGCTGTAGCGCATCCTTGGCGGCCCTTACTTCGCGCGCCGCGGCTTCGAAGGCGGGCAGCGCACCGTTCAGGCGAGCCATCAGCGAATAGATCCGGCCACCGTTGTTGGGGTTGGCCTGCAGGCCATAAATCGCCAGTTCATCGAGCAAAGCGATGATCTGGTCCCTAATCGCCAGGTCGGACTCGCTGGACATCAGGCCGCCCAGTGCGCGTTCGGCTTCGATGCGCAGTTGCTCAAAGGCACTGACAAAATCGATTTGCGCGGCCTTGAAGTCGATCAGGCCCTGGCGGCGTTGGGCTGCCAGGTCCAGATAGCGGCGCAGGGGGCGGGCGGTCAGTGGTTGATCCGCGAGGCCGGTTTCCGGGCTGGCCAGACGCTCGTCTGCGGTGACCCACAGCGCGGCTGTCCCGTCCAGCGCGGCAAATGTGGTGTCGCGGTGGACACGGGCACGCGCCACTTCCCGGGCGAACTGTTCGCTCAGCCTGGCCACATAGTTCAACTGGGCCAGTTGGTCGCTCGCCTGGCGGGCATCCAACGGACGCTCCTGGGACTTCAGGACCAGTACCGCCAGCAGCGCCAATGACCCACCCAGCGCAACAATCGCAATCCATTTGCGCAAGAACATGCACACTCCCCGCCGAGTCCGCTTCGGCGCTATTCAGATTTCCCCAGTGCCGATTTCATTGGACTGCTTCCCCGATGCGCCGCTGCTGCATGAGGCCGAGGGGCCAGGAGTACCCAGGCGCCGGCTTGCATGTCTACGGTGCACCGCCAGTCCGTCGGCGATGTTGGGAGCAAGCGGTAGCAGGTTCCGTGCCACGCGAGTGGCGCCGGGCTAGGGGTGGATGCGAGGGAGGGTGTCGCGATGCGGTTGAGAAAGCTGAACCCGGTCCCGGCCGGCGTTCTTGGCCGCGTAAAGCGCGCGATCAGCGCGATTGAGCAACTCGCTGGCGGTGTCGCCTGAAAACTCGGCCAGTCCGACACTCATGCTGAGTTTCAGCTGACGTGAGTATTCATTGAGTTTGATGCGCGCCACGGCCCTGCGCAGGCGCTCGCAAACCTCGCGGGCATCGCCCAACTCCGTTTCAACGAAGAGAAAGACGAACTCCTCGCCACCGAATCGGGCCACCATGTCCTCGCCGCGAAGCTCGCTTTGGAATGCCGCTGCAACCCGGCGCAGGGCTTCGTCGCCGGCAGCGTGGGAGTAGTTGTCGTTGATCGCCTTGAAATGGTCCAGATCGGCCAGCGCCAGGCAGAACCGACGGCCGTGCCGACGTGCGCGGTGAATCTCTTCTTCCAGGCGAATCTGTGCATGGCGTCGGTTGCGTAAGCCCGTCAGATCATCGGTCCGGGTCATCTCGTGCAATTGCTCGGTCTTGACGTGCAGGTCGCGGGTGCGTTCCTTGACCAGCCGCTCCAGGCGCATGCGCATACGGCCATGGGCGGACAGCTGCCAGATCGCCACACAGAACAGCCCGGTAAAGACCACGGATTCGGTGAGCGGCAGGTGCATCCAGACCACGGTGAACAGGGCGGCGACCAGATAGGACAGCAGCTCCAGGGTCAATGAAAACGGATCATGGGGATCGTTCGAGGACATCCCGTGCATCTTGAAGACCCACTTGAGCATCGATTCGTTGACGATGTGCGCGATCACGGCCATGGCCGCCAGCGCGACCAGCGCCTCCAGCGAAAAGTGGGTGAGCGGGACAGGACCGCCCAAGGCCAGATACACCAGCCCACCGGCCAGAACCGCCATGCCCATCATCGCGCCATTGGCGAAGCCCGCGGCCAGCGAGTGCGTCAGCGTCTCGCCACGACGCAGACGCTCGATGGGGTGAACCAGCGAGGCGAGCGCATTAATCCACGCGGCCTGAATCGGGCCGAGCATCAGGACGGCGGCAAACTGGGCCACGCGGTCAAACGAGACGAATCCGTGCCCCGGGTGCTGATACTGGCAGGAGATCGCAAACAGCGAGAATCCGAAGAAACTGATCAGCGCCCAAGGGTTAATGGGGCCGGGGTCGACCAGCCAGGTGGCCAGCAGCAGGACCAGGATCGACGCGCCAAACAGCGCCGCCATGATGCGCATGAACGCCTGTTCGGAACGCTGGCCTGGGTTGTCGGAGGCTGTTGGCAACTATCAAAACCGGTGGTTCTGCAGTCAGTCCGCCGGCATCGGACACGATTGTGCCAATCGCGGATGTCCGTGTTGCGGAGTGTATGGCCGCTGACTGCGGTTGTATCGAGTCTAACCGATGCTTCGGGCTTTTCGTCCCACGCGTCGTCGATCCTTCAGAATCTCCCGCGCTGCATTGTGGCCAGGCGCACCCGTGACACCGCCTCCGGGATGCGTGCCCGCACCACATTGGTAGAGGCCGGTGACGGGCGTTCGGTAATCGGCATAGCCAAGCGTTGGTCGGGCGGAGAACATCTGGTCCAGGCTGAGGGCACCATGAAAAATGTCGCCGCCCACCAGGCCAAAGCGCCGTTCGAGGTCCAGCGGGCTTAGCGCTTCGCGCGCGATGACCGAGGCTTTGAAATTCGGCGCATGCGTATTGACGGTCTCGATCATCAGGTCGGCAACCCGGTCACGTTGATCGTCCCAATGCATGCCATCGGGGAGCGTGGGCGCGACGTGCTGGCAAAACAGGCTGGCGACGTGCTGTCCGGGCGGCGCGAGCGAGTCATCCAGCGTGGATGGAATCAGCATTTCGACGATCGGCTGCCGTGCCCAGCCCTGGGTTCGTGCATCGAAATAAGCCTGTTCCATGTAACCCAGCGTCGGCGCAATGATGATGCCGGCGCCGTGGTGTTCGGCGGCCTGACGGCCCGGCAGGCACCGAAAATCCGGCAACTCCGACAGCGCGACGTTCATTCGGAACGTACCGGAACCACAGCGCCATTGACGCATGCGTCGGGAGAATTCTGCGGGCAGGGCTGCGGGGTCGACCAACGCTTCAAACAATAACCGCGGATTGAGATTCGAGACCACGCGTGGGCTGTGGACCTCGCGGCCGGCGTCGGTCTTGATGCCGCAAGCCTGCCCGCGGCGGATCAGCACCTCACGGACGGCGTCGCCGGTGATGATCTCCACGCCACGCTCGATGGCGCTGCGGGCCATGGCCTGGGTGATGGCGCCCATCCCGCCCAATGCATGGCCCCAGGCCCCCTTGCGCCCATTGACTTCGCCGAAGCAGTGATGGAGCAGGACGTAGGCCGAGCCTGCGGCGTAGGGACTGGCGTAGTGCCCGACAACACCGTCAAACCCCAGGACGGCCTTGATGGGGTCAGACTCGAACCAGTCGTCCAGATAGTCTCCGGCCGAACAGGCGAACAAGCGCAGCAGCTCCTGTCGACTGGCCTGCGGTAGCTGGCGAAATGGGCGGCCCAGTCTCAGTGCATGCCATAGCTCGGCCAGCTGGTCGCGCCAGCCGGACGCACGCAGATTGGGTGGGCGTTGCAACACCAGCGCGCGTAGCAGATCGGCCACGCGTTCGAGTTCCTGCTCATAGGCCGCGAGACGCTCGGCATCCTTTTGCGAATGCCGAGCAACCTCCGGCTGCGTGCGATGCCCGCCCACTTTCAGATAGCCACCGTCTGCCGTGGGCAGGAAATTGCCGAGCGGGCGCTCGACAATACGGAGTCCATGTCGGGCGAGTTCGAGATCGCGGATGATCTGGGGGTGGAGCAGCGAAACCGTGTAGGAGGCGACGGAATTGCGGAAACCGGGGTGGAAACTCTCGGTGACGGCAGCGCCGCCCACCACGTCCCTGCGTTCGATGACGACGGTTTTGAGCCCGGCGGCGGCCAGGTAATTTGCACAGACCAAGCCGTTGTGTCCGCCACCAATGATGACGGCATCGGCGTGCAAGATGGGCTTCAAGCGTTTGGCCGGCCCGTTTCGATGGCGCTCCGGATCGCCCGGAGCAAGTCGTCGTAGGCCAGGAACTCAGAGGGTTTGACGAAATACGCGTCGGCGCCAAGTGCCCGTGCCCGCGCCTGGTCTGCTTCCAGCGCAGAGCTCGACAGGACCAGCCGCATCATCGCAGGGCAGACTTGGTCTGCACGAATGCGTTCAAGCACCTCGAAGCCACCGATTTTCGGGAGATTGAGGTCGAGGACCATGGCGTCGTAGCAGGCATTCTGCTGCGACGCCTGTTGCAGTTTGGTCAATGCGGATTCGCCGTCCTGCGCCACGTCCACGTCTACCGACCAGCCACTGCTACGCAGCATCTCGGTGAACAGGACGACGTCCCCTGGATTGTCTTCCACCAGCAAGATCATGCGTTGATTGTGGAGCTTGCCAGCGTGAAATGCATCTCTGTCCCCCCATCGGCTGCGGATTCCACCCAGATTCGACCGCCGTGCGACTTCACGACGCGGGCGCAGATGGACAAGCCGATGCCTGAACCGGGGAACTCGCCGCGATGCTCCAACCGAACAAAAGGCGAGAAAATGCGATCTTGTTGATCCGCAGGGATGCCGATGCCGTTGTCGCTGACGACGAAGTGCCAGTCATCGCCTTGTTCGAAGGCGCGCACGGCCACATGCGGGGCCTTTCGGCAGAACTTGGCGGCATTGCTGCAAAGATTCTGGAATAGCTGGACGATTTGGGAGGGGCGCACGGTTAGCGTGGGGAGCGGCTCCACCGCTAGCTGACCACCGCGACTTTCCACAGTGGCGCGAATGCCCTCGAAGGTCGGTTCCAGCAGGGCAGAAAGATCCACTGTTTCCAGCAGGGCATCGTCCCGCCCCGCCCGTGAGTAGTCGAGCACATCACGGATTAGCGTCTGGGCGCGTTCTGCACCTTCGTTGAGGTGGCGCAGATAGTCTCGCGCCTTGTCATCGAACAGGTCTTCGCGCTCACCATGCATGGCGAGCAGCGTGGAGAACGAGCGCACCATGCGGACGGGCTCCTGCAAGTCATGCGAGCAGACGTAGGCAAAGCGTTCGAGCTCGGCGTTGGAATCGGCCAGCCGGCCGGTTTGTAGCTCCAGTTCCCGCGCCTGGGCACTGAATTCGCCGGCCGCCCGCGCCATGTCGCCGACCTCGTCTTGGCGGCCGGTGTAGGGAATCTCGCGCTGATAATCGCCATTGGCCATGGCGCTAAGCGTGCTGGCGATATGGGCAATCGCGGCGGCCACGCGCATGGCCATGGCCATCGAGACGGCGATGGCGATCACGGTGGCGATCAGCGTGACGATGGTCAGGGCAAAGTTCGAGCGCTGTCGCTCTGCGGACTCCACCTGTAGCGCATGGGTTAGGGATGCGCGCTCGTCCGCGCGGAGCTGCGCGGTGATGGACTGCATTTCGGCTGCCTTGCCTGCAAGCACGGCATGGACCAGGTGCAACAGGATGCGATTGTACTGGGTGACTTCGGTCACGGCCGTCGACAGCGCGGCGGCCTGTTGTTGCGCCCAGTCGCGCCCATCGATGGTCCTTGGGAGCGCGGCGACGAGTCCGGCGACGCGCTGCACTGCCGTGCGGATCTCTTCCACCGACCCCGGTCGTGACGTCAGCAGCAGATCGAAGATGCCCACGCGCACTGCGATCAGGGCGTCGGACAGGGCCGCCGCCTGATTGGGCGATAACTGGTCCTGTCGATCCTGCACCCACTGGTCCAGGGCCGGGAGCAGCTCTTGCGTGGCCGCCGTGCGCGCCCGGGACAGGTCCGTGCGTTTCTGGACGACATCGTCGAACCCAAGCTTGTAGTCGGCGTAATGGGTTTGCAGCCGTTCCAGGGCGGGCGAGGCTTGTTCGCTGTGTGCCTGCTGCACGTAGTGCGCCATCCGCTCATCCAGGCCGCGGGTCAGGGCCTCGGTTCGTTGCAGAACGCCATAAAACCCCTCGCCGGCAAACGCGAGGACGGCACGTTGCAACTCCAGCAGGTCGCGATCGATCTCGTGGGCCAGCAGGGCGCGATCGATGCCCCGTGTTAACGAGACAAAGTTGTCTTCCACATCGCGGTTATAGGAGGCGGTCAGGGCGATGAGCACGACCATGGCGACCACATGCGGAATCAACCCAAGGGCCAGTTGCCAACGGATGGACTGGCGGCGCTTGCCGCCGGATCGTTCAGGCGAGGTCATGATCAGCTCAGCAGGAATTCATGCCAGCGTGGCAGGCTGTATTCGTACGATGGCATGACGGTGTTCCAGACCGCCACGTTCGAAAAGCGTCGCTCGTAGGAGCCGCCCCGTCGGACGGAGCCCGGTGGCAGAAAGGGTTGTCCTGCAGTATCGGTCAGCGCCTCTTCCGCCGGCTTGCCGAGATACCAGTAGTCCCATTCGGCCTCGGTGAGAAACTCACGGGAGCGCTCCGGGTTGGAGATGTAATAGCCCTGCTTGGCAATAAACGCTCCCGCCCAACCGGACAGCCACCAGTTCATAAAGGCATAGGCGGCCTCTTGCTGCGCGTCCTGACAGGCCGACGACATGCACATCACCCCATGCCAGGCTCGATAGCCCTCCTTGGGCGCGGCGTAGAGCACAGGGACACGCTGGCTGTGCAGCGCGGCAATGCCGGGGGAGAACATGCTGGCGATGTGGCAGCGACCCGATTGCATGTAATCAACCGATTCGGGAACCGAATTCCACATGCCGGAGAAGTGACCGCGTTGCTTGAACTCGATGAGCACCTCGAACAGTCGGTCCACCTCGGCGGCCGTCATGTTGCCAATGTCGGCAAACTCGACATAGCCGGCCGATTGCGCGGCCAATGCGGCATCGAAGATCCCGATGGTCGGTTCATTGACCAGGCCCACGCCGCCGGCGTTGGCCTCATCCAGCAGCCAGGCCCAGGACTCCGTCTCGTAGGGTTCACCGGCGGGAATGACATCGGTGCGATAACCAAACGAGTCGACGTTGTGCACGTAGGGTAGGAAGCTCGCGCGGCTGGATGGCGTGGGGCCAAGGCTGTCGTCCGCTTGGACATGCAGAATTCGGTAGGGCGCATCGCCGTACCCGATGCTCGCATCTGGAGTCAGCCGGCCGGTCTTGGACAAATCATTGATTTCGTTCCAGCGTTCGATGCGCTGGGTTTCGATCGCCTGGATCGCGCCCGTGCTCCATAGCACCTTGATGCTGTTGGACCACTGTTCATAAATATCGAAGGACTCGGGCCGGGTGGCGGCACGCTGCAGCACCTGGGCACTCCCGCCGGGGGTGAACTCGATTCGGAAACCGAGATCCGCTTCGGCCTGTCTGCGCAAGGCTTCGTGCAGCGTGACGTGCGTGCCGAGCACGCGCAAGGTGACGTCGCGCGAGCGAATGACGGTGGGCGCCTGACCCGTCGCGAGGCAGAGGGCCAGTCCCGACAAACCCTTGAGGGTGTCTCTGCGTGTCGTCATGGTTCTGCGGTCATCAGCCTGATTATGGGGTGCCCGAGTGATCTGAGTGTTTAGCGGCTGTCCGACCAAATTACTGAGGAAACACCCCGAAGGGTCATGGCATGCTGCGGACTGAACCGATTCGATCTGCTGTAGCAGACGTAGTATCAACAAGGAGACATGAGATGGATGTAAAGAGCCAGGTCAGTGCCGAAGAGTGGGAAACGCGGGTCAATCTGGCCGCTGCCTACCGGCTGGTGGCCCAGTTCGGTTGGAGCGATCTGATCTTCACGCATATCTCTGCCCGGGTGCCGGGCGGCGACCACCATTTCCTGATCAATCCCTACGGATTGATGTTTGACGAGGTCACCGCCAGTTCGCTGGTCAAGATCGACCTGGAGGGGCGCAAGGTGATGGAGTCGCCCTATGACATTAATCCGGCCGGATTCACCATCCACAGTGCTATTCACGCCGCGCGCGAGGACGCCCAGTGCGTGCTCCATGTTCACAGTGTCAATGGCATCGCGGTCAGCGCACAGCGCGATGGGGTCTTGCCGCTGTCCCAGCAGAGCATTTTCGTGCTGTCCTCGCTGGGGTATCACGACTACGAGGGCGTGGCGCTGAACGAGGACGAAAAGCCCCGCCTGGTTGCCGACCTGGGCGACAAGAACTTTCTGATGTTGCGTAACCACGGCCTGCTCACCGTGGCCGAGACCATTCCCGATGCGTTTCTGTTCATGTACCTGTTCGAGACCACCTGCATGATCCAGGTGCGGGCGCAGGCGGGTGGCGGGGCGCTGACGCCGGTGCCACAAACCATTATCGACGGCGCACAGGCCCAGGCTGCTGCCGTGACCCGCGGCGCCGGTGGTCATCTGGCTTGGCCGGGATTGTTGCGTCGCCTGGATCGTAGCGACCCCTCATTCCGCGACTAGCTGTCGCGATTGCGCGGCGGCAATCCCACGCGGGCACGGCCCTCGTCGGTCTTGATTGAGAAGTCCGTGCCCGCGAATTCCCGGGCGGCGTCGGTGCAGAGATAGGCGATGGCGCGGGCCGCCCAGTCCGGCGGGATGTGCGCATCGGGGTCAAGCTGACTCACCGGATTGATGCCAGACTGACGGATGGCATGCTGCATATCGGTCGCCACGGTGCCCGGGCTCATGCCCACGACGGTGATGCCTCGATCGCCGTATTCGACATGGGCACAGCGGGTCAGCGACAGCACGGCTGCCTTGGTGGCGCAGTAATGGCTCCAGCCCTCCAGCGCCTTGGTTGCCGCGCCTGAACTGATGTTGATCACGGTGCCGCCGCCTTGTTCGAGCATGGGGGGAATGGCGTAGCGCAGACCGTAGAACACGCCTTTGGTGTTGACGTCGACCACCTGGCTCCAGGCAGCGGGGTCGATATCGGCAATGTGGGCGATGGGTTCGATCAGCCCCGCATTGTTCACAAGCACATCCAGGCGACCGTAGCGCTGCACCGTCTCGCTCACGGCCTGCGCGACATCCGCTGCATTGGACACGTCGCATTGCAGCGCAATCGCTTCGCCTGGGCCAGCGTTGATCTCCTCAGCCAACGCGGCGAGTGCATCCAGCGAACGGGCGGCGACCGCGAGCCGGTGGCCTTGCGAACCCAGCAGGCGAGCGGCGGCCGCGCCAATGCCTCGGCTGGCACCCGTGATCAGTATGGTTTTGGCAGTCATGCAGGCTCCAGTGACTCGGTGGAACGAGGCAGTGTCGATGTCTTGCCGCCGAAAGAAAACCGCCCGTTACGGCCAGCATTCAACAATGCCATTCGCAACGGGCGGCTATTCACTGCAGCGCGAGGGCCCGGTTGGCCGCCGCATGCAGCAGCCTGGTCAGCGGCGGCGAGGTCTGCGCACCATGAGCAAGGCCATGACCAGCGCCAGCAGACCCAGTCGACTCATCGACCCACCGGCGCCGACGCCGGTCGCGCCGCGGCCGGCCTGGCTGGCCTCACCCGACACGTCAATCTGCGCCTGCGCGATGTTGTCACTCTTGCGGCCACGCTCGTCGACGGTTTCCAGCTGGGCCCGATACAGACCCGCTTCGTTGTAGACGTGCTCGACGACGGGCTGATCTGTCTCCAGCTGTGTGCCGTCACCGAAATCGAACAGGTAGGAGACGATGGGCTCGCCGTCGTCATCCGTACTGCCCGAGGCATCAAACGTCACCGTTGAACCGACGCTGGGCGTTGTGTCCGAGACGCTGAGCAACGAGAACGGCGGGCGGTTCGGCAGGCAGAACGTGTCGCTGCGGAGCGTGTAGTTCTCCAGCCCCACACCGGCATCCTCGGTATTGGTGCTGCGAGACAGCTTCTCGGCGGCCGTCGCACCGGAGAACACGATGGCCGTCGGATTGACCAGCTGATCACCCGCCTGGAGACCGAAAACCTCGCGGGGCACGACCATGGCGATGGTGCCGTCGGCTGCGAAGGTGGATTCCGGCGCCAGCGTGCCTTCCTCGTTCCACAGCGTGTAGGACGCCAGGACCACGACCTCGCGGGTGGTCGAGCCGTAGATGAACCGGGGCGCACCCTCATCGGTCACCATGGCGACAAAGACGTTGTCCGGGTTCGACGCCGGGATGGACGGCGGATTAAAGCGCACGCCCCATAGCGTGTTCGCGGGAGGCGCGGACAGATCATCCACACGCAGGGTGACGAGCAGGTTGCCGTCGAGTTCCAGCGGCTCGGCGACGCTGACCGAGATCAGGTCAGTGCCGGGCAGGGCGCCGCCGTCGCCGGGGCCATCCGGGACAAAGGTCACGCCCGGGGCCACACAGAGGTCCTCCTCCACGGTGACTTGCTCGACAGGCAGGGTAATTACGTTGCTATCCAGTGATTCGCCCTGGCTGTTCACCGCGACGACGCTGTAGCTATACGTCTCGATGGCCGGGTCGGCGCTCAGATCGACAAAGCTGGGCTTGCCATTGGTCCGGCCAATCTGCGTGCGCTCGCCATCGCCGATGCCACGAAACACCTTGTATTCGCTGATGGCTTCGCCGCCGTTGTCGGGCTCGCGCCAGCTGAGGGTGCTGCGGTCGAAGGTCCGGCGTCCGTCGAGACAGGCACGGCGCGGTGCGGCGGGTTCCACGCGGTCGAACTCGGCGTAGAGACCGCGTCCACCGACCTGGCGCACCAGCTTGGGATAGGCCGCAAAGGTGTTGTTGATCGGATCGACGTCGCAGGAGCCGATGCAGCCATCGGCGTAGCCGTACAGCGGGAAGCCACGGTCATCGATGGTGATCTCGTTGAAGTCCAGCAGGTTGCGGTTGTAGTTGCCGCCACCGCTGTCCCAGATGCCGCCGTAGCCCTGCACCGGGTCGTTCGGTGTGGCATTGACGATGTCCCAGGTCTGGCCACGGTCGTAGGTCGTGGCGAAATACACATGCCAGACGCCTTCGAAGCCCAGGGTGTTGGGATTGCCGGGGGTGGTCGTGCCCAGGAACGCACAGGCGGCGCGGTCGCCATCGCCGGCCACGGCCTGTGGGAACGCGATGTGCTGGATACCCAGCTCCTGTGAGATGTTGACCGGATCGCTCCAGGTCTCGCCCTTGTCGGTGGTCACCGACACAAAGGCCTGGCCCAGGCCCTTGGCGAAGCACATGTAGCCCGTGCCATCGCTGGCCACGGCGAACTGGGGGTCAAAGCCACTGGACTCCGAGCCGGGCACGGTGCTGACACGCCAGGTCGTGCC of the Abyssibacter profundi genome contains:
- a CDS encoding response regulator is translated as MDATARPRLLFVDDEARILVSLKSIFRTDYEVRTANSGAEALDILRDWPADVLISDQRMPEMTGVDVLRSAAELRPDTTRILLTGYSDLEAIIGSVNDGEIFRFVSKPWRRNELRDTVAAAVRVATRAQAANDASAQAGDAAVETVPAAATAEPQERTGVLVLDADASEREALRHVLSADRPVHVAGSFYEALDQIKQHRIGTVITESSIGGEPVTTLVNGLHQLRPELVYIVLTGQPDAQHIIDLINYGQIYRVLRKPINVSVLRGAVNLADRRHHSLQRQPERAQQMTEELAVIPPERQNRSLFSKIREFLYA
- a CDS encoding sensor histidine kinase, with amino-acid sequence MFLRKWIAIVALGGSLALLAVLVLKSQERPLDARQASDQLAQLNYVARLSEQFAREVARARVHRDTTFAALDGTAALWVTADERLASPETGLADQPLTARPLRRYLDLAAQRRQGLIDFKAAQIDFVSAFEQLRIEAERALGGLMSSESDLAIRDQIIALLDELAIYGLQANPNNGGRIYSLMARLNGALPAFEAAAREVRAAKDALQPQADALGDLATAEQLGLLTAQVREAVARQDARIEHYTLALAAFASALLLVFTLIGLRLRSSFNELDGINANLEQLVEQRTDELNRTLQELRMQQAHLIQSEKLSSLGQMVAGVAHEINTPLGYALSNVETVKESLVIVEAAGGLSEDAQERMVEADVLLEDSMHGMNQIDELVKSLKNFSRMDRSATEVFDLNEGLETALKICQNQLKGRVEVERDLGEIPAIHCAPSQLNQVFLNLINNGAQAIDGHGLITLRTRHVGEQVQVQIQDSGCGMDAETQAHIFEPFFTTKAVGEGTGLGLSIVFRIIEDHGGSIEVDSTPGRGTCFTLLLPVRHTTPTSAIEPVADTTGNDALGAAVPAGA
- a CDS encoding GGDEF domain-containing protein encodes the protein MPTASDNPGQRSEQAFMRIMAALFGASILVLLLATWLVDPGPINPWALISFFGFSLFAISCQYQHPGHGFVSFDRVAQFAAVLMLGPIQAAWINALASLVHPIERLRRGETLTHSLAAGFANGAMMGMAVLAGGLVYLALGGPVPLTHFSLEALVALAAMAVIAHIVNESMLKWVFKMHGMSSNDPHDPFSLTLELLSYLVAALFTVVWMHLPLTESVVFTGLFCVAIWQLSAHGRMRMRLERLVKERTRDLHVKTEQLHEMTRTDDLTGLRNRRHAQIRLEEEIHRARRHGRRFCLALADLDHFKAINDNYSHAAGDEALRRVAAAFQSELRGEDMVARFGGEEFVFLFVETELGDAREVCERLRRAVARIKLNEYSRQLKLSMSVGLAEFSGDTASELLNRADRALYAAKNAGRDRVQLSQPHRDTLPRIHP
- a CDS encoding phytoene desaturase family protein; its protein translation is MKPILHADAVIIGGGHNGLVCANYLAAAGLKTVVIERRDVVGGAAVTESFHPGFRNSVASYTVSLLHPQIIRDLELARHGLRIVERPLGNFLPTADGGYLKVGGHRTQPEVARHSQKDAERLAAYEQELERVADLLRALVLQRPPNLRASGWRDQLAELWHALRLGRPFRQLPQASRQELLRLFACSAGDYLDDWFESDPIKAVLGFDGVVGHYASPYAAGSAYVLLHHCFGEVNGRKGAWGHALGGMGAITQAMARSAIERGVEIITGDAVREVLIRRGQACGIKTDAGREVHSPRVVSNLNPRLLFEALVDPAALPAEFSRRMRQWRCGSGTFRMNVALSELPDFRCLPGRQAAEHHGAGIIIAPTLGYMEQAYFDARTQGWARQPIVEMLIPSTLDDSLAPPGQHVASLFCQHVAPTLPDGMHWDDQRDRVADLMIETVNTHAPNFKASVIAREALSPLDLERRFGLVGGDIFHGALSLDQMFSARPTLGYADYRTPVTGLYQCGAGTHPGGGVTGAPGHNAAREILKDRRRVGRKARSIG
- a CDS encoding response regulator, whose protein sequence is MILLVEDNPGDVVLFTEMLRSSGWSVDVDVAQDGESALTKLQQASQQNACYDAMVLDLNLPKIGGFEVLERIRADQVCPAMMRLVLSSSALEADQARARALGADAYFVKPSEFLAYDDLLRAIRSAIETGRPNA